The sequence CCCAAGTGGGACACAGCCAACGCCAGGGTCTCACAGTGCCCTGGAGCCCCACATGCCTTCAGGGATGGGATGGACAGGATGAGATGGATGGGTTGGGATGGTGCCACCCTGGGAATATCAAGACACCCAGCGCCAGGGTGGTCCCACAGCAGGGACAGCATggttctgctgctctgtggtggCTTGAACAGCCAGGCACAGGTGACCAACATGGGGGTTTGGGCACTGGACAAGAGCTGGGAGACTGACTGGAAGCACAACGCTCCTATAGTTTCACCCATGGAAATGGCACTGGGTGCCCCAGTATGAGTTGCTAGTGCTTTACAGATTCAGTGGGGTGTTACAACCACCCCTCCAAAACCAGGGTTACAGGCAGCATTGTGTGATGCCACCAGGTTTGAGTGCCTCTGCTCAGGAGGCCCTATACCCTTGGTGGGATGGTGGGATGTCCCAAGCCATCTACCAAGGGGTCTTAGCCAGGGACGAAATACCTGTCCCCTTGCTGGGGACAGTGTTGGTGCTAGGCAGGCACCAGGGACCCTGCCCTGATGGAAGTAGCCAACATCaccccatgtccctgcccacaACACCCATCTGCATGAACATCTCCAGCTTCTTGCCAACATTGAGGGCAATGTCTCTTGGAGAAACCAAGGCATGAAGCCAGGCAGGTCACTTGCTTGCTGAGAGCACTGTAGAACATggagccctgctcctggccaccCCACTATGTGTTTTGGCATTTGGAGCAGTGCTGCCGAGGGCAGTGGGGCGCAGCTGTACCCGCAGCATCCAGATGGTTAATGTGGCCCCATCAGTTGGCTGTGAAGGAAGGTTCTGGTCTCCATGGCAGCCGGCCCAGCTTCTCCAGACATTCAGATATTCATTAGAAATAAATCCGTCCCAACATGTTAGCCGACAAACAAGCTTAAACAGATACGCAACATATGGATTTATTAATCCATCAAATGCAAACACCCCTGCCTCGTGTCGGGAGCTGCAAATGTGCCCGGTGATGGATGGCTCTGAAGAAGGGCCATGCCAGGGTGCAGTGCCACTGAGCCAAACCTCATGCCAAAGGATGCTGAGTTACCCCAGGGGCAGGAGCAAACCTGCACCAGGGATGAGCACAGGACTTCCAAAGGGCAGGATCCCTGCTCATTGTAGGGGGTTTgcactagatgacctttgaaggtcgAACcataccattctatgattctatgttctcACCTTAAGCTGGACTAGCCCTGTTTCAcaccctcttttcttccctcaatCACCAGGAGGTGTTTATGGCAGTGAGAGCTCTTGCCACAAACCCAAAGCAAGGCTGCGACTTCCAACATCAATCCAAGCACCAAGCTCCCATCCCAGCTGCCTCCAGACAAAACACACCCCAAGGCCAGAGTCGTATCCAACTTCTGTATTTAGTGGCTCTTTACAGAACTTGTTCCTTCCAAAACTGTTAAACAAAGTTCATCGATCTCATAGAAACTTTTGAAGTACAGTACATGAGCCTAACAAAAACGTGACCGGTATGTCCCGCCAGCTTTAATACAACAGGATTGCCATGTCCGAGACTATCCTAAGTGCTTCCTTGAATCCCGTTCCACTAAAGCTCCTGCTAGCACACAACAGAGAAGAGCAGTCAATGGTCGTGCCTCGACCTTCTGCAACGTGGTGGCAGGGAAAAGAGTGGCCGTGGGCAAGCTGGGGCTTGCTGGGGCAGGATAGGTGGGCAAGGAGAGCCGTGCCCCCACGGAGCCGCTTTTAGCATCGCTCATGAACCACCACCCAAGTATAAAAATACCTTCTCTTCtgataaaaatgtataaatcaGTCAATGCATAGCCTCAGAGCCTGGCAGGGAGCCCTCCCGATGGCGGTGGCCACGCTGGGTGATGGCTGATGCCACGCAGGCAGGGGACAGGGCAAAGCAGCCCAGCATGGGCCACCCCACGgtgttttaaaggcattttgttAGCAGAGCCCcactggtggtggtggggtgagGAGGTGGCGCAGGGTCAGCCTTGGGAAGCCAAAGCTCAATGGTGTTTTGCCCAGTTCAGGTCTGAGCTTGCCCAATTCAGGCAGGAGCCTGGTGTGACACTCTGGGGCTCATCCTGGCTTCACGGGCAGCCACTGCCTGGGAATACCACTGCATTGAGGGGATGGTCCTCCTGCCCAGGTGCTCTCCCTAATAAAAGTGCTTCAGCCACCAGAGCTGGCTGTGATGCTGGGAGCAGCCCCGAGTAGGGTTTGACCCCCTGTGAGCACGCAGCTCATGATTTTTGGGTGCTCATCCCCAAGCACTGGTAACCCCGGGGCAAAGCTCGGAGGctccatctctttttctttcctaaacgGACAATGGCAGAGTGTGGGGAACTGGGATCCAATGGATTCCATCCCCCGTGAGCCAGAGCCACCCCTGAGCATCGCACCCGGGTACCTCTTCCCATCTCACTCCCAAAATCACAAGCACAggtttctctctttgcttttgcattggttttcctcttcctttgggagctggcaggagctgcaccGTGCCATATCGGGGCTGCCACCGGTTGCTGGCTGGAGGAAGCACGAGGGACAGCGTTGGGACCATGCTACATCTTGTTCCAGAAGGCTAGTGCAGACATTTCTACAACATATACAACCGCACGGGACATTCTGTGTTACAAAGGTTTCCAAAAACATAAACCACCAGAACTAAATACGTACTCAATGGCATCAGGGGGGTCGCTTTAGAGTCTTCAGGGACTATGTCGCAGTCTCTGGCTGGGGCAGAAGCGATGCGGTGTCTTACAGACAGAGGTGGAAACTGCTCAGCAAAAGTTTAGTCAATTTGGTCAGTCTCATAGTGCTTCTCGATGGCTTTGCTCAGTCTTTCCTGTGggttttatctttgtttttaatctcaTCCAGTGGCAAACTACAAGACTTCAGTGTACATTTAATGACACAACTGCTACATCATCTTCATTTTATAGCTATCTTTAATATCAAAGCAGCTTAAGCTGTTAATAAATTCCAAAGTatccttttattaaaatatctaaaagaggtctataaatattttttgttttcttttttttttgttttcttttctaaaatcGTTCCcagtatttcacatttaaaacaaagctgggGGAGATGTGGCTTCATAGTGGAGGCCGCCCCCTTTTTCCATGGGTGCTCCTGTCCATGGCGCCGGCTGCCTGTCGCCTCTTGGTGCGTGCTGCatttaacaaaatatatatatatatgtgggtgtctatatatatatttagggTGTTGGAGGGCTCAGAACTCCCACTCGAGGGCCTCCTCGCGGTTGGCAGCCCGCTCCAGGCGGTGGATGATGTTGTTGAGGTTGGCCATCTTCTCATGGCGCCGCTGGACGCTGGTGCTGAGCCGGGGGCCAGGAGCTGGCGGTAGCGCTGGTGACACCGGTCCAGCGGAGGATGGCCCCGGGGAGGCTGAGCCGGCAAGGCCAGGCGAGGATGCTGCCGAGGGTGACGTTGGGGAGACCTCCAAGCTGCAACGGGATGATCCCGATGAGGACTGGGAGCTGTCGGGATGCGGCGGTGGCGGTGGTGGGGGTCCCACGGTGGCAGCACCAGCACGGCCCCCCCGCCGCGGGAGGCTGCTGGCGCTGGGGGCAGCGGCGTGGGGGGCTGCCCCCCGATCCTCCTGCGGGGGGCCAGTGCCCTCGGCCGCCCCGGCCGGGCTGCGTGAGTCCCGCCGGCGGCCCCAGCCGCctgcctccccctgctcctccttcaCCTTCACAGTGGCACAGGGGTGCTCGCCCCCCCCAAGCACAGGTTTACGGTCCTCGGTGTCTGAATCGGGGCTATGGGGAGCCCGGCGCACAGGGACGGGTGTCCCGCCACTCTGCTCTGGATCCGTGTCGTTGTCCGGTGCGCCCTCCACCAGCATCTCCCGCCGCATCCGTGACCTGTCGGGATGCAACCACGGAGGGTCAGTGACCACCAACCATCACCCCATGTTTCAGGCACAACATGTCCTGAAAACGCATCTCCAGCCAGAAAACTGTGAAGACATCACTTGAGATGGAAAACTCCACCTTGCTGGCCTTTAAAAAacttattttggggaaaaatactttgcttGAACATGGGGAATGGGTTTTGCAACACTTTGGGGATGTTTCCAGCCAAACTGAGCcagtttttgttgtttaatacataacatttttcaaaggtttCTTTAGAACAGTTGTGTTGCAGGCTTTTCTGGAACCATCTGAGTGGAAAGGTTATGGGCTTGAAAACAACATTAGTCAATGTATGTGTCTTTTAATACTGGTTTATATTGGGAAAGGGGGGACAACCCATCACCCGGGCTGTTGACTTAAAGCAGGCAGCACTTGGTGTGGGTCTGAGGAGGACCCAAGAGCCGTGTATGCACCTGTAACACTGCTTAAGGATGAAGCTCTTGCTGCTCCCCTGGGCCAGGCTGCTGCGGGGATGGATCCTGTGCTCCTGGAGCCTCCATAAAGCTTTCCTCCACCCACCACAGAGCTCCTGTTTGGTGGCAAGTGGTGTCCCACACCAGTGAGAAGGTGGATATGAGCATGGTAATTGCTTTAGATGCTCAACATGACTTGGTCAAGGTGGTCAACACCTCTTGACTACCCATCAACCAGGGCACACGCAGCATTTCAGCTGCAATCCAGCACCATGCATAGGTCTGCACCTCCTCATCTATGCAAGAAGGACTGGGAGGACTGGTAGAGCAACAACGACACCCCCTTGGTGACCCAGCACCATCAGATATCCACAGCTCAGGAGCGTCCATACCTGTAGTTGTGGAACCAGTTGATGACAGTGTTGGTCTTGAGGTTGAGCTGGAAGGAGAGCAGCTCGATGGTCTGCTGCGAGGGGTAAGGCTCCAGCTGATAGGCTTTCTTCAAGGCTTCCTTCTCCTCCGGGGCCAGCACCACTCGTGGCTTCTTGAtctggaggaggctgaggtCCTGCggctgcaggctggggctggcgcACTCGGAGCGGGCGCTGGGGGACTCGCTGTCCGAGCCGGCGCTCATCAGCCCGTACCGACGTTTCAGGTaggctgcaggagaggagacCCAGCTGCATGCCCGGGGAGCCCCCCGCTTGCCCAGCACCCTGGACCCATTGAGGCTGCATCACCCTGACCCTcacctttcttctccagcttcttcATGTCACGCAGCTTCTCCACGTTGAGAGGGTCGTTGAGCCAGAGCTGCATGCGGACAAAGGGCTCCCTCCCCTTCAGGCTCAGCTTGTGCCATGGCTTGGGCCTGGAGAGGAGATCGGACACCGAGCCCTGTGTCAGGCCCAGGATGCTCTCCCCAAACAGCCGCTGGCctggcagaggagaagcagaggtgGTTAGAGCGGGGCAGAGCAGTGTGGTGGGTGCTACAGTCCCCCCATGGAGTGGGTGCACCCCATTTCCCGACCAGCATCCTCCCCAGCATGCCAGGATCCCACTGAGCACCCACAGCGAACAAGGAGGGGTCTGTGGCTATGGGAATTGGGGTGATGCATCCatgcagcctcaccagcagCTCCCGAAAACCCGGGCGGAGAGAGGATCCGCACCTAAATTGTTGTCCGTCAAGACCTCCTTGACCTTCTTGGTGATGGAGTATGTGTCCAGCTCAGGGGACATGGCAACGATCTCCTGGATGCCCACAGGTCCCTGGCTGTTGGGGTACGTCTTCCCACCCAGCGCAGGCGTGGACCGGCTCTCGggctgctggttttctttgctgctctcCAAGGCCAGGGTGAGGGGCTCCTGACAGCCCTTCTCGTGCtcggcggggctggggggcgGCGAGGGGGACGGCTGGGGCTCCACAGGGCTGGCTGCGTGACACCGGGCAGAGGGGTCAGCggggatggtgggatgggagaGGGCAGGGACCCGGCAGGAGCAGGAAGGATGTTTTGGGGATGCTGGCCGAGCCTCACCAGCAGTTATGGCAAAGCAGGAGGTGCCAGCGGAATAattagagagagaaaacaccagtaatatataaaataaaacccaattaCTACTTTATGCCAGGCACAAAGCCAACAATTTTTGCTGtgactttcctttttattattaacctAAATGACTTTCAAAACCCCCTTCTGACAAAATAACATCTGTATAACAGCCCAAAATTGTCTAAATGACTAATTAAGGGGGTTCAAAATGAGTTGGACGCATCAGAGGAGAGGGGGATGAAAGGGGATTGCCAGGATTGGGGCGTGGGTGCTGGGGAAGCTCTTCCCGGCACTGGTGTGGTAGCAGGACAAACTCCCCCTTGTGCCAGGATGCGAGGGATGGATGCAGAAGCATTGAGGGCACTGATGGCACTTGGGGACTGCAGGGATCACAGCGGTACTTACCCTGGGAAGGTGCTGGCTGCTGGTTGATGCCTTGGCCCAGCTGGTCGGTCAGCCAGAGCTGCATGCGGATGAAGGGCTCCCGGCCCTTCTGCGTCAGCTTGCTCCATGGCTTGGGCCGTGACAGCATGTCGCTCACGCTGCCCTGGGACAGCCCCAGCACCTAGGCACCACACATGTGTCACCCACCAGCACcgggctgctgcctgccctcgATCCCCACATCAAGGGAGGAGAAGCATACTGCCACCCACTGCCACACTCATGGCCCCAAGGCATGTCCAAAGCATGTCCATGGGTGCTGGACATGGTGAGCCCTGGGATACCCACTGGGATGGGAGGACGGTCCCTGCAGGGCTCTGCGCAGGGGACAAGGTGTTTCTGGTGGGAAGCACCACCAACCAGTTGGTGGTGGCCACTGGGAGACCATTTGGGGCTGGGTCAGACCTTGAGGACTCAGCATCCTCCCAGAGGAAACCCTCCAGGGAGAGTAGGGACCCTCAAAGGATCTGACGGAGGCCACTAATGAGGCCAGGGCTTCTGGTCATGGAGCAGAGGGGACAATGGACCCCTTTCCTCCAGGTTGGTACCTTCTCTCCGAAGATCCTTTGGCAGATGCCGTTCTTGGCCAACTTCTCCTTGACCTGCCGGGTCAGCTCCAGCGTGTCCACCTCCCTGTACATGTACATCTCGTACTGCTCTGGTGTTAGCGGCGGCACCGTGGGCTTCAGGGTCCGTGGCACATAGGTGGGGTAGTAGGAGAGACGACCACCAGCCGCCGGCTCTGCACCGGCTCCCTCTGCCTTCACCTCCGTGAGCCGGTGCGGCTCATCATCTGCTGGCGGCAGCTCATCCTCGTTGGTGCCACCTTCACCAGGCTCACCCCGAGGCCAGCCCCGGCCATTGGCCATGCTGGAGTAGCtcgaggaggaggaggacagcGAAGGCGAGACGGAGGTGTAGGGTCGGCTGAGCAGGCTCCGCTCCGATGCCCAGTGCTGGTCAAAGTAGGAGCTGGCATCGCCGATCTCTGACTTCACCTTCCGGATGATGCTCTGGACAAAGGCGGCAGGGGAGAGGACGGCCAGGGGTGTCTGTGGGGGGCCAGGGCTGGCCCCATTCCCCTCCTCTTGCTTCACATAGCGGGGGACAATGTTCTGGCTGACGGTGGCCAGTGTGGAGCGCTCAGCGGGTGGCGTGTCCCTAGGGCGCCCGCTGCCCCCCGACTCCATCTCCAGCAGCGCCTGCTGCTGCGCCTGCATCTCCCGCCGCGCCTGCTCCAGGATGCTCTTGATGGCATCTTCCGAGCTGCTGCCGCCCGCCCCGTTGGCCACCGCTTGCGATGCCGATGGTGTTTTGGGTTCCCCTGTAAAGAAAAGGGGTGAGGGGAGCCCCAAGGTGCAGCACATATTGTTTTACCATGTGGCCATAATACACAATGCAGGAGAAAAGGGATTTGGAGTGCTGTCTATGGAGTGGGTGCacagcagaaggagaagcagcacccacaaagcaaaagctgcgACACCCCTAGCTCAAAGCTTCCTTTTTGATGATTGCAAAATAAATCCCATTACCAACGATTGCAATAGAcaaacatgtttgttttccctgtctGTTTTTCCACCATTCCTGTCTAATTCAATTCTTCGGGATTCTGCTTTCTCAGCAGACTACCTGTTTTAATGTATTTCGTTTCTTGTAATTGACTGCGAGCGCAGCTGCTTTAA comes from Strigops habroptila isolate Jane chromosome 11, bStrHab1.2.pri, whole genome shotgun sequence and encodes:
- the CUX2 gene encoding homeobox protein cut-like 2 isoform X1, whose amino-acid sequence is MSAWFPEPSYLPSPPPRAHPPCSSCLHTHAHGCTHVHAHSHPKTAPFWCLRPSFSPLSIHLLLPSVLLLPKSSHLSFCPRLLHVRVSLDRRTLCGILYKRHISPDSTFFALNGCCQHKSLAETVTEPDCSASILINPAPVLEAARSLEDRLQQLQRLEPAASHLKDLSRPWKKHPELVSTKERREGTSPAVAEPLQPGIDGKAPCAETLLQRNEAEQQKGLQEAQVTLAARLGEAEEKIKVLHAALKATQTELLELRCKYDEEAASKADEVAMIMTNLEKANQRAEAAQREVESLREQLAAVNSSLRLACCSPPGAAGDKVNYSMCSGSRLEAALAAKDREILRLLKDVQHLQSSLQELEESSANQIAELEGQLAAKNEAIEKLEEKLQAQADYEEIKTELSILKAMKVASASCSLPQASAAARAGTLTGLWRPCQPCRRCLRRPFPSRLGSLQSISKAEEALLLGKEAFYPSQKYLLEKPSLMASTEEDHSEDESGKDSLGMEQPYPSPQHAPTEEPTSPTPLPPLPGPGLAPDGPRTFSLSPFPGSERLSGDAKAPQLPPSSYKSESTTVGPSFPSGIFGAKSSTTHPSGTAPATSPSGEPTEGSTNSNAEEEQLDTAEIAFQVKEQLLKHNIGQRVFGHYVLGLSQGSVSEILARPKPWHKLTVKGKEPFIKMKQFLSDEQNVLALRTIQVRQRGSITPRIRTPETGSDDAIKSILEQAKKEIESQKGGEPKTPSASQAVANGAGGSSSEDAIKSILEQARREMQAQQQALLEMESGGSGRPRDTPPAERSTLATVSQNIVPRYVKQEEGNGASPGPPQTPLAVLSPAAFVQSIIRKVKSEIGDASSYFDQHWASERSLLSRPYTSVSPSLSSSSSSYSSMANGRGWPRGEPGEGGTNEDELPPADDEPHRLTEVKAEGAGAEPAAGGRLSYYPTYVPRTLKPTVPPLTPEQYEMYMYREVDTLELTRQVKEKLAKNGICQRIFGEKVLGLSQGSVSDMLSRPKPWSKLTQKGREPFIRMQLWLTDQLGQGINQQPAPSQASPVEPQPSPSPPPSPAEHEKGCQEPLTLALESSKENQQPESRSTPALGGKTYPNSQGPVGIQEIVAMSPELDTYSITKKVKEVLTDNNLGQRLFGESILGLTQGSVSDLLSRPKPWHKLSLKGREPFVRMQLWLNDPLNVEKLRDMKKLEKKAYLKRRYGLMSAGSDSESPSARSECASPSLQPQDLSLLQIKKPRVVLAPEEKEALKKAYQLEPYPSQQTIELLSFQLNLKTNTVINWFHNYRSRMRREMLVEGAPDNDTDPEQSGGTPVPVRRAPHSPDSDTEDRKPVLGGGEHPCATVKVKEEQGEAGGWGRRRDSRSPAGAAEGTGPPQEDRGAAPHAAAPSASSLPRRGGRAGAATVGPPPPPPPHPDSSQSSSGSSRCSLEVSPTSPSAASSPGLAGSASPGPSSAGPVSPALPPAPGPRLSTSVQRRHEKMANLNNIIHRLERAANREEALEWEF
- the CUX2 gene encoding homeobox protein cut-like 2 isoform X2, with amino-acid sequence MSAWFPEPSYLPSPPPRAHPPCSSCLHTHAHGCTHVHAHSHPKTAPFWCLRPSFSPLSIHLLLPSVLLLPKSSHLSFCPRLLHVRVSLDRRTLCGILYKRHISPDSTFFALNGCCQHKSLAETVTEPDCSASILINPAPVLEAARSLEDRLQQLQRLEPAASHLKDLSRPWKKHPELVSTKERREGTSPAVAEPLQPGIDGKAPCAETLLQRNEAEQQKGLQEAQVTLAARLGEAEEKIKVLHAALKATQTELLELRCKYDEEAASKADEVAMIMTNLEKANQRAEAAQREVESLREQLAAVNSSLRLACCSPPGAAGQDKVNYSMCSGSRLEAALAAKDREILRLLKDVQHLQSSLQELEESSANQIAELEGQLAAKNEAIEKLEEKLQAQADYEEIKTELSILKAMKVASASCSLPQSISKAEEALLLGKEAFYPSQKYLLEKPSLMASTEEDHSEDESGKDSLGMEQPYPSPQHAPTEEPTSPTPLPPLPGPGLAPDGPRTFSLSPFPGSERLSGDAKAPQLPPSSYKSESTTVGPSFPSGIFGAKSSTTHPSGTAPATSPSGEPTEGSTNSNAEEEQLDTAEIAFQVKEQLLKHNIGQRVFGHYVLGLSQGSVSEILARPKPWHKLTVKGKEPFIKMKQFLSDEQNVLALRTIQVRQRGSITPRIRTPETGSDDAIKSILEQAKKEIESQKGGEPKTPSASQAVANGAGGSSSEDAIKSILEQARREMQAQQQALLEMESGGSGRPRDTPPAERSTLATVSQNIVPRYVKQEEGNGASPGPPQTPLAVLSPAAFVQSIIRKVKSEIGDASSYFDQHWASERSLLSRPYTSVSPSLSSSSSSYSSMANGRGWPRGEPGEGGTNEDELPPADDEPHRLTEVKAEGAGAEPAAGGRLSYYPTYVPRTLKPTVPPLTPEQYEMYMYREVDTLELTRQVKEKLAKNGICQRIFGEKVLGLSQGSVSDMLSRPKPWSKLTQKGREPFIRMQLWLTDQLGQGINQQPAPSQASPVEPQPSPSPPPSPAEHEKGCQEPLTLALESSKENQQPESRSTPALGGKTYPNSQGPVGIQEIVAMSPELDTYSITKKVKEVLTDNNLGQRLFGESILGLTQGSVSDLLSRPKPWHKLSLKGREPFVRMQLWLNDPLNVEKLRDMKKLEKKAYLKRRYGLMSAGSDSESPSARSECASPSLQPQDLSLLQIKKPRVVLAPEEKEALKKAYQLEPYPSQQTIELLSFQLNLKTNTVINWFHNYRSRMRREMLVEGAPDNDTDPEQSGGTPVPVRRAPHSPDSDTEDRKPVLGGGEHPCATVKVKEEQGEAGGWGRRRDSRSPAGAAEGTGPPQEDRGAAPHAAAPSASSLPRRGGRAGAATVGPPPPPPPHPDSSQSSSGSSRCSLEVSPTSPSAASSPGLAGSASPGPSSAGPVSPALPPAPGPRLSTSVQRRHEKMANLNNIIHRLERAANREEALEWEF